The following coding sequences are from one Rubidibacter lacunae KORDI 51-2 window:
- a CDS encoding metal ABC transporter solute-binding protein, Zn/Mn family, with translation MSCWLAVSAGTLLVGCNVPPSETDGGGDGRPDIVATSTMLTDWTERVGGDAIALTGILKPGDDPHVYEPVPGDVEAIEAAELTIYNGFNLEPQLIRIVKASGSPARAVGESVTPLDFEYEGQTEPDPHVWGDVENAIAIVAAIRDELVAIAPESESEIQANADAYIAELQRLDTWVAAQIATIPPEQRRLVTTHDAFQYYAAAYGLEVIGTLIGISTEEQPSAKTVRDLVEAVKTAKVPAIFAETTINPELIATVAREANVTLPEEELYSDSLGAVGSDADSYIGMVVANTRTITEALGGKFQPFEAAPE, from the coding sequence ATATCTTGCTGGCTCGCCGTCAGTGCAGGGACCTTGCTCGTCGGTTGTAATGTTCCGCCTTCTGAAACCGATGGTGGTGGCGACGGTCGTCCGGATATCGTGGCGACCAGCACGATGCTGACAGACTGGACCGAACGCGTGGGGGGTGACGCGATCGCACTAACCGGAATTCTCAAACCCGGTGACGACCCGCACGTGTACGAACCAGTTCCAGGCGATGTGGAGGCGATCGAAGCTGCAGAGCTGACGATTTACAACGGCTTCAACCTCGAGCCCCAATTGATTCGCATCGTCAAGGCGTCGGGGTCGCCTGCCCGCGCCGTTGGCGAATCCGTAACGCCACTCGACTTTGAGTATGAAGGACAAACCGAACCCGACCCGCACGTGTGGGGCGATGTGGAAAACGCGATCGCAATTGTGGCAGCAATTCGCGACGAACTGGTGGCGATCGCGCCCGAGTCCGAGTCCGAAATTCAGGCTAACGCCGACGCTTATATTGCCGAATTACAACGCTTGGATACCTGGGTTGCGGCGCAGATTGCAACAATTCCGCCCGAACAGCGTCGGTTGGTAACGACGCACGATGCCTTTCAGTACTATGCTGCCGCCTACGGTCTGGAGGTCATCGGCACGCTCATTGGTATCAGCACTGAAGAGCAACCGAGTGCGAAAACGGTTCGCGACCTGGTTGAAGCCGTCAAGACAGCGAAGGTTCCTGCTATTTTTGCCGAAACCACCATTAATCCCGAGCTGATTGCTACAGTTGCCCGCGAAGCGAACGTGACACTTCCTGAGGAGGAGTTATATTCGGATTCGCTCGGGGCGGTAGGTAGCGATGCCGATTCCTACATCGGCATGGTGGTTGCTAATACGCGCACCATTACAGAAGCGCTGGGCGGCAAGTTCCAGCCGTTTGAGGCGGCTCCTGAGTAA
- a CDS encoding bifunctional cobalt-precorrin-7 (C(5))-methyltransferase/cobalt-precorrin-6B (C(15))-methyltransferase: protein MTEQPEQQTSEGRPVESSPVLPPIQVIGVDLDGPAGLSERARDLIAAATVLVGSDRLLGYFWSHSARRIAFGNFAEGLAEVRAARAAGESVVVLASGDPLFFGIGRLLLAELPADALRFHPHVSAVQLAFSRLRVPWHDACCISVHGRNTEELTRVLLSRADKIAVLTDTDNTPRTIARVLSALDLSECYELWVCENLGGSWERIERLTPATIQREFAALNVVVLLRRDDAIAVPDPSELPLFGLPDVAFASFRDRPGLMTKREVRIAALGELALREDHTVWDVGAGTGSVAIEVARLCARGRVFAIEQTAAGRGLIAENCRRLQVGNVTVVSGTAPEALTKLPAPDRVFVGGSSGKLGDILSTCGDRLLPSGLVVLAFATLERQLAALNWLREHNWQVRLLQVQVARSVPTGKLTRWSPLNPVVLARAAPPE, encoded by the coding sequence ATGACCGAGCAGCCAGAGCAACAAACAAGCGAGGGGCGGCCGGTCGAGTCGTCGCCGGTCCTGCCACCGATTCAGGTGATTGGTGTCGATCTCGACGGTCCGGCGGGCTTGAGCGAGCGCGCACGCGACCTAATTGCCGCGGCAACCGTGTTGGTAGGCAGCGATCGCCTACTCGGTTACTTTTGGTCGCATTCAGCGCGGCGCATCGCGTTCGGCAATTTCGCAGAGGGGTTGGCAGAGGTGCGAGCTGCGCGCGCAGCCGGAGAGTCAGTCGTGGTGCTGGCATCGGGCGACCCGCTGTTTTTCGGCATCGGCCGGCTGCTGCTTGCAGAACTGCCGGCCGATGCCCTCCGTTTCCACCCACACGTGTCGGCGGTGCAGTTGGCATTCAGTCGCCTGCGCGTGCCTTGGCACGATGCTTGTTGCATCAGCGTCCACGGACGCAACACGGAGGAACTGACCCGGGTGTTGCTAAGCCGCGCAGATAAAATCGCCGTGTTGACTGATACCGATAATACTCCCCGCACGATCGCGCGGGTTCTATCGGCTTTGGATCTGAGCGAGTGTTACGAGCTTTGGGTATGCGAGAACCTCGGCGGTTCGTGGGAGCGCATCGAACGGTTGACTCCAGCAACAATACAACGCGAGTTTGCAGCGCTGAATGTGGTCGTGTTGCTGAGGCGAGATGACGCGATCGCTGTGCCAGATCCGTCGGAGTTGCCGCTCTTTGGATTGCCGGACGTTGCATTCGCCAGCTTCCGCGATCGTCCCGGATTGATGACCAAACGCGAAGTCCGCATCGCAGCCCTGGGAGAACTGGCGCTGCGAGAGGACCACACGGTTTGGGATGTGGGAGCGGGAACCGGATCGGTCGCAATTGAGGTTGCCCGCCTCTGTGCTCGCGGGCGCGTCTTTGCAATCGAGCAGACGGCTGCCGGTCGCGGGCTGATTGCCGAGAACTGCCGGCGGTTACAAGTTGGAAACGTGACGGTTGTCAGCGGCACGGCTCCAGAAGCACTTACAAAACTACCCGCCCCCGATCGCGTGTTTGTGGGCGGCAGCAGCGGCAAACTAGGGGATATTCTTTCAACGTGCGGCGATCGCCTGTTGCCCAGCGGTCTAGTTGTCCTGGCCTTCGCAACCCTAGAGCGTCAACTTGCCGCTTTAAATTGGCTGCGCGAGCACAACTGGCAGGTGCGGTTGCTGCAGGTGCAAGTGGCGCGATCGGTGCCGACGGGCAAGCTGACGCGTTGGTCGCCCCTCAACCCCGTTGTCTTGGCACGCGCCGCGCCGCCAGAATAA
- a CDS encoding GDSL-type esterase/lipase family protein: MYVLFIGDSFVNGTGDPDYLGWTGRLCQRARHRGEALTAYNLGVRGDTSTDIRTRWEQEVNARVRTDLEIRLVFSFGTNDTMVQSDRPRVPPGASVENARAILTAARARFPVLMVGPPAIVDRGQNRRTAALSSEFAALCAELDIPYLDALTPTSRSPIWMGEVAAGDGAHPHAAGYEELAAVVARWPEWQLHTSS, translated from the coding sequence ATGTACGTCTTGTTTATCGGCGATTCCTTCGTCAACGGTACCGGCGATCCGGATTATCTCGGTTGGACGGGGCGCCTGTGCCAGCGCGCGCGCCACCGAGGGGAAGCGCTGACGGCTTACAACCTGGGGGTCCGCGGCGATACTAGCACCGACATTCGCACGCGTTGGGAGCAGGAAGTCAACGCCCGCGTCCGCACCGATCTCGAGATCCGGTTGGTATTTTCGTTCGGAACCAATGACACCATGGTTCAAAGCGATCGCCCGCGCGTCCCGCCCGGTGCATCCGTCGAGAACGCCCGCGCCATTCTGACTGCCGCTCGCGCTCGCTTTCCCGTCCTGATGGTGGGGCCGCCCGCGATCGTCGATCGCGGGCAAAATCGTCGCACTGCAGCACTTTCGTCTGAGTTCGCTGCTCTGTGTGCTGAACTCGACATCCCTTACTTGGATGCCCTGACCCCGACCTCGCGTTCCCCAATTTGGATGGGTGAAGTAGCCGCCGGCGATGGCGCGCATCCACACGCTGCTGGATACGAGGAACTGGCTGCAGTGGTAGCCCGCTGGCCGGAATGGCAGCTGCACACAAGCAGCTAG
- the argB gene encoding acetylglutamate kinase — translation MTLDREYIRREEATRVRVLSEALPYIQEFAGRIVVVKYGGAAMKDKVLKDGVIRDVVFLQSVGVRPVVVHGGGPEIDFWLNKLGLVPQFRDGLRVTDADTMDVVEMVLVGRVNKELVALIDQAGGRAVGLCGKDANTIRARPQDNADYGFVGDVSSVDPALVVTLVEKGYVPVISSVAADLDGQAYNINADTAAGEIAAAIGAAKLILLTDTPGILENYSDPSTLLVRLDIQDARDLIASGVVGGGMIPKVNCCVRSLAQGVGAAHIIDGRIPHALLLEIFTTDGIGSMIVP, via the coding sequence ATGACGCTCGATCGCGAATACATCCGCAGAGAGGAGGCCACCCGCGTCCGCGTCCTCAGCGAAGCTCTCCCCTACATCCAGGAATTTGCCGGTCGCATCGTCGTCGTCAAGTATGGCGGCGCAGCAATGAAAGATAAGGTGCTCAAAGACGGCGTCATTCGCGACGTGGTGTTTTTGCAGAGCGTCGGCGTGCGCCCGGTCGTCGTCCACGGCGGCGGTCCAGAGATCGACTTTTGGCTTAATAAGCTGGGCCTCGTGCCACAGTTTCGGGATGGCTTGCGCGTGACCGATGCCGACACGATGGACGTAGTGGAAATGGTGCTCGTCGGGCGGGTTAACAAGGAACTCGTCGCGCTGATCGATCAAGCGGGCGGTCGAGCCGTTGGACTCTGCGGCAAGGACGCCAACACCATTCGCGCTCGTCCCCAAGACAATGCCGACTACGGCTTCGTCGGCGACGTCAGCAGTGTTGATCCCGCTTTGGTCGTGACACTGGTTGAAAAGGGCTATGTGCCAGTGATCTCCAGTGTTGCCGCCGACCTCGACGGGCAAGCTTACAACATCAACGCCGACACGGCTGCCGGTGAGATTGCTGCTGCAATTGGAGCAGCCAAGCTAATTTTGCTCACCGACACCCCGGGTATTCTCGAAAACTACAGCGATCCGTCCACGCTCCTCGTGCGACTCGATATCCAGGACGCGCGCGACCTGATTGCCAGCGGCGTTGTCGGGGGCGGCATGATTCCCAAAGTGAATTGCTGCGTGCGATCGCTGGCTCAAGGGGTCGGTGCGGCCCATATCATCGACGGACGCATCCCGCACGCGCTGCTGCTGGAGATTTTCACGACCGACGGGATCGGTTCCATGATCGTCCCCTAG
- a CDS encoding pentapeptide repeat-containing protein, with amino-acid sequence MDGSPDRSQLLLQYEQGNRDFSGLDLRGIDLRGVTLIAANFAGSNLMGANFGRAFLTNSNFSGAALNWANFSFTKLSDAIFAKADLTKASLEGAFLVKASLPNVRLSGADLAFANLRGANLFAANLCGANLPRANLRESDLRYVVLDWANLREARLSRAWTQGLSLTGANLSRTFLKGVDLRRANLAHINLSEARLSGANLAAANLSAANLQGARLRWADLGAANLTRANLTAAVLEGANLSAAVLARANLSAAHLHGANLDGVDLEGAVLHNVRLPQRDAQRAQFLLQPNLGLA; translated from the coding sequence ATGGATGGCAGCCCGGATCGCAGTCAGTTGCTGTTGCAGTACGAGCAGGGAAACCGCGACTTTAGCGGGCTCGACTTGCGCGGCATCGATCTCCGCGGGGTTACGCTGATTGCCGCCAACTTCGCGGGGTCCAACTTGATGGGCGCAAATTTCGGGCGGGCGTTCCTGACAAACTCGAACTTTAGCGGTGCAGCGCTGAATTGGGCAAACTTTAGCTTTACGAAGCTTAGCGATGCCATCTTTGCCAAGGCCGACCTCACGAAAGCCAGTTTGGAAGGGGCGTTCTTGGTCAAAGCATCGCTACCAAATGTGCGTCTAAGCGGAGCGGATTTGGCGTTTGCCAACTTGCGCGGAGCCAACTTGTTTGCTGCTAACCTCTGCGGTGCGAATTTGCCGCGCGCCAATCTGCGCGAGTCCGACTTGCGATATGTTGTCCTGGATTGGGCGAATCTGCGCGAAGCACGTCTATCGCGAGCGTGGACCCAAGGCTTATCTCTGACCGGAGCCAATCTCAGCCGAACTTTTCTGAAGGGCGTCGATTTGCGCCGTGCCAACCTAGCGCATATCAACTTATCTGAAGCGCGGTTGAGCGGGGCAAACTTAGCAGCTGCGAATCTAAGTGCTGCCAATCTGCAGGGCGCGCGCCTGCGTTGGGCGGATCTCGGTGCTGCTAATCTGACGCGTGCCAATCTGACCGCAGCCGTGCTAGAGGGGGCAAATTTGTCGGCCGCCGTGCTGGCACGCGCCAACCTCAGCGCCGCACACCTGCACGGCGCCAATTTGGATGGCGTCGATCTCGAAGGTGCCGTACTGCACAACGTGCGGTTGCCGCAACGGGATGCGCAGCGCGCGCAGTTCCTACTACAGCCGAATCTGGGGTTGGCTTAA
- a CDS encoding shikimate kinase — MTTATLNDPLDGLSVFLVGMMGAGKTTVGRALAALLDYRFFDTDDLIERVAGKSIPEIFASDGESVFRDLETQVLEQVCAYTRSVIATGGGCVMRTRNWSYLQQGLVLWLDVPADVLRLRLRGDRGRPLLQTPDPDRALGDLMEKRRSRYALADLHLSVRPEDSAKTVARRIVAQIPSTRKQS, encoded by the coding sequence ATGACGACCGCGACCCTTAACGATCCGCTAGATGGTTTGAGCGTCTTCCTGGTCGGCATGATGGGAGCCGGCAAAACCACTGTCGGTCGCGCCCTTGCCGCCCTGCTCGACTATCGCTTCTTCGACACCGACGACTTGATCGAGCGCGTCGCCGGTAAGTCCATTCCCGAAATCTTTGCTAGCGATGGTGAATCGGTCTTCCGCGACCTGGAAACCCAAGTCCTCGAACAAGTCTGCGCCTACACCCGCAGTGTCATTGCCACGGGTGGCGGCTGCGTGATGCGAACCCGCAATTGGAGCTACCTACAGCAGGGATTGGTCCTGTGGCTTGACGTTCCGGCGGACGTGTTGCGACTGCGACTGCGCGGCGATCGCGGCCGGCCTTTGTTGCAGACCCCCGACCCCGACCGCGCGCTCGGAGACCTGATGGAAAAACGGCGATCGCGTTACGCGCTCGCAGATTTGCACCTGTCCGTCCGCCCCGAGGACAGTGCCAAGACCGTCGCCAGACGCATCGTTGCCCAGATTCCTAGCACGCGCAAGCAGTCTTAA
- a CDS encoding metal ABC transporter permease: MQRSLVIAIIVGIICALVGSYLMVRRLAMLGDAVSHAVLPGLAIAFMLGGNIYIGAFASGIVSTMAIAWIQTRSRIKEDAAMSIVLSSFFALGIAMITVLQKSNKIDLLHFLFGNILGVSGADVRDTAIVAVLVTVAIGVFYKELLFYTFDPEGAEAAGLPVNLLNFGLTILMALTIVASLKTVGLALVLSLLITPGATAYLIVKRLHEVMFLGAGFGVVSSISGMYLSYYYNLPSGPAIVLVATVFFIVAFCFSPRHGLFTQPRPSQHPEWRILKELRELLR, from the coding sequence ATGCAGCGATCGCTCGTCATTGCCATTATCGTCGGCATTATCTGCGCGCTCGTCGGTAGCTACCTGATGGTGCGGCGCCTGGCCATGCTTGGGGATGCGGTCAGCCATGCCGTGCTGCCGGGGCTGGCGATCGCGTTTATGCTCGGCGGCAATATTTATATCGGTGCCTTTGCTTCCGGCATTGTCAGCACCATGGCGATCGCTTGGATTCAGACGCGATCGCGCATCAAGGAGGATGCCGCTATGAGCATCGTCCTCTCGTCGTTCTTTGCACTCGGGATTGCCATGATTACCGTGCTGCAAAAAAGCAACAAAATCGACTTGCTGCACTTTTTGTTCGGCAACATCTTGGGCGTTTCGGGAGCCGACGTCCGCGACACGGCAATCGTGGCGGTGTTAGTTACGGTTGCGATCGGAGTGTTTTATAAAGAGCTGTTGTTTTATACATTCGACCCGGAAGGCGCCGAAGCAGCCGGCCTGCCCGTCAACTTGTTGAACTTTGGCTTGACGATCTTAATGGCGCTGACGATCGTCGCCAGTCTCAAAACAGTCGGTCTCGCGCTGGTGCTATCGCTGCTGATTACGCCGGGAGCCACCGCCTACTTGATTGTCAAGCGACTGCACGAAGTAATGTTTCTAGGAGCAGGATTTGGGGTAGTCTCCAGCATCAGCGGCATGTATCTGAGTTACTACTACAATCTGCCCTCGGGCCCGGCGATCGTCCTTGTAGCAACGGTTTTTTTTATCGTGGCATTTTGCTTCAGCCCGCGCCACGGTCTCTTCACGCAACCGCGTCCCTCACAACACCCCGAGTGGCGAATTTTAAAAGAACTCCGAGAGCTACTGCGCTGA
- a CDS encoding helix-turn-helix domain-containing protein: MSPKKLSDTDQQEVVRLYRKTDETTSTLAKRFQVGNSTVSRILKRFIAEDEYGQLVRQKQRHGRNAHRSIDADNSVSEAVDAEVTPPMTVIASKPPADAATTEGQPSVRRRRRSSLSSASDERSTQTELLLVPKAEPDVQEEEPTFPARPILKRDRLAAADATDSADGEDFSTLREMYGSDIDFDDADDHDVDEDDLDDDDDSLLDGESEGLHARATSESVRVLPFAAAEFPRTCYLVVDKTGDLISPPLKDFSDLGTIPDLEEQQKTLPVFDNHRVARRFATNRFQRVIKVPDGQMLRKTRSHLEAKGITRLLLDGRVYSLSAPD, encoded by the coding sequence ATGAGTCCGAAGAAGCTATCCGATACCGACCAGCAAGAAGTCGTTCGGCTCTACCGCAAAACCGACGAAACAACCTCCACCCTAGCCAAGCGCTTTCAAGTCGGCAACTCCACTGTCAGTCGCATTCTCAAACGCTTTATTGCCGAAGACGAATACGGTCAGCTCGTCCGGCAAAAGCAGCGCCACGGGCGCAATGCCCATCGCTCTATCGATGCCGACAACAGCGTGTCCGAGGCGGTGGATGCGGAAGTTACCCCCCCCATGACTGTCATTGCATCGAAGCCTCCAGCAGATGCAGCAACCACTGAAGGACAGCCGTCCGTCCGGCGGCGGCGGCGCTCCAGCCTTTCCTCTGCCAGCGACGAGCGGTCTACTCAGACAGAACTGCTGCTCGTACCCAAAGCCGAGCCAGACGTGCAGGAGGAAGAGCCCACCTTCCCAGCACGACCCATTCTGAAACGCGATCGCTTGGCAGCAGCCGATGCCACGGACAGCGCGGACGGTGAGGATTTTTCTACGCTGCGGGAGATGTATGGGTCGGACATCGACTTCGACGATGCAGACGATCACGATGTCGATGAAGATGACCTCGACGACGATGACGACAGCTTGCTTGACGGCGAGAGCGAGGGCCTGCATGCGCGCGCCACATCCGAGTCCGTCCGCGTGTTGCCATTTGCGGCTGCCGAGTTTCCGCGGACCTGCTACCTTGTCGTCGACAAGACTGGCGACTTAATCTCACCCCCCCTCAAGGATTTCAGCGATCTTGGGACGATTCCCGATCTCGAAGAGCAGCAAAAGACCCTGCCCGTATTCGACAATCATCGCGTGGCACGTCGCTTCGCGACCAACCGCTTCCAACGGGTCATTAAAGTTCCCGACGGTCAGATGCTGCGGAAGACGCGATCGCATCTGGAAGCTAAAGGTATTACGCGTTTGCTACTCGACGGCCGCGTATACTCGCTGTCAGCACCCGATTAA
- the ffh gene encoding signal recognition particle protein has product MFDALADRLEDAWKKLRGQDKIGAANIKPALQEIRRALLSADVNLQVVRDFVADVEKKALGAEVVSGVRPDQQFVKIVYDELVEVMGETNVPLAQAERSPTIVLMAGLQGTGKTTATAKLALFLKKQERNALMVATDVYRPAAIDQLITLGSQIDVPVFELGTDADPVDIARQGIEHAKAEGIDTVLIDTAGRLQIDTDMMDELRRIKDTVRPDEVLLVVDAMTGQEAASLTATFHDQIGVTGAILTKLDGDSRGGAALSVRRISGQPIKFVGVGEKVEALQPFYPERMASRILGMGDVVSLVEKAQEEIDLADAEALQAKMMEARFDFNDFLKQMRLLKGMGSFGSIMKMIPGMNKLSGADIEKGEGQLKRVEAMIGSMTKLEREDPDLLSRSPGRRRRIAKGSGHKDTEVMKLVNDFNRMRTMMQQMSQGGMMPGMGGMPGMGGMGGGMPGMGGMFGGGQRPGFRATGGGKKKKKQKKKKGFGDL; this is encoded by the coding sequence ATGTTCGACGCCCTCGCCGATCGCCTCGAAGACGCCTGGAAAAAGCTGCGCGGTCAGGACAAGATCGGTGCCGCCAATATCAAGCCGGCCCTCCAAGAAATCCGCCGCGCACTGCTGTCCGCCGACGTCAACCTGCAAGTCGTGCGCGACTTCGTCGCAGACGTAGAGAAGAAAGCCCTCGGTGCCGAGGTTGTCTCTGGCGTCCGACCCGACCAGCAGTTCGTCAAGATCGTTTACGACGAACTCGTGGAGGTGATGGGCGAAACCAATGTGCCCCTCGCCCAAGCCGAGCGATCGCCTACCATCGTGCTCATGGCCGGCTTGCAGGGCACCGGTAAAACCACCGCCACAGCAAAACTAGCTCTGTTCTTAAAGAAACAAGAGCGCAACGCCTTAATGGTGGCCACCGACGTCTATCGTCCCGCCGCGATCGACCAGCTCATAACCCTCGGCTCGCAGATCGACGTCCCAGTCTTCGAGCTCGGCACCGATGCCGACCCCGTGGACATCGCGCGCCAAGGTATCGAGCATGCCAAGGCCGAAGGCATCGACACCGTTTTGATCGACACCGCCGGCCGCCTGCAAATCGACACGGACATGATGGACGAGCTGCGGCGTATCAAAGACACCGTGCGCCCCGACGAAGTGCTTCTCGTCGTGGACGCGATGACCGGTCAAGAAGCCGCCAGCCTTACGGCTACGTTCCACGACCAAATCGGGGTTACCGGTGCGATTTTGACCAAGCTCGACGGCGACAGTCGCGGCGGTGCGGCACTGTCGGTGCGGCGCATATCCGGACAGCCGATCAAGTTCGTCGGCGTCGGCGAAAAGGTCGAAGCCCTACAGCCGTTTTATCCCGAACGCATGGCCTCGCGCATTTTGGGGATGGGCGACGTCGTCTCCTTGGTTGAGAAAGCGCAAGAAGAAATCGACCTCGCTGATGCCGAAGCATTGCAAGCCAAAATGATGGAGGCGCGCTTCGATTTCAACGACTTCCTCAAGCAAATGCGCCTGCTGAAAGGGATGGGCTCCTTCGGTAGCATCATGAAGATGATTCCGGGCATGAACAAGCTCAGCGGCGCCGACATCGAAAAAGGCGAAGGGCAGCTCAAGCGTGTCGAAGCCATGATCGGCTCCATGACCAAGCTGGAACGCGAAGACCCGGATTTGCTATCGCGATCGCCCGGTCGCCGTCGCCGCATTGCCAAAGGCTCCGGTCACAAAGATACCGAAGTCATGAAGCTCGTCAACGACTTCAACCGCATGCGCACGATGATGCAGCAGATGAGCCAAGGCGGGATGATGCCCGGTATGGGGGGTATGCCCGGCATGGGCGGTATGGGCGGTGGCATGCCTGGTATGGGTGGCATGTTCGGCGGCGGTCAGCGTCCCGGTTTCCGGGCTACCGGTGGCGGTAAAAAGAAGAAAAAGCAGAAGAAGAAAAAAGGCTTCGGCGATCTGTAG
- a CDS encoding A24 family peptidase — protein MANLRLGLWIGLLVLLGLFVLQNWLPVLPLVVFGNATIALPAGIWLAIAAAAGFLTGLILRLLAALGRGPSRQPVESVARSPRTQSKSRATERASRRQPVVDWERASSADWKDAEEDEWDIENPPERSPESFPRAVDLPKQPTAAAEAAPRDRVISEPSRPPAVEDAPHTRSNQRATASPGTVYDADYRVINPPLWDVAPQAAADSDADADEDWDFLDDDDRDP, from the coding sequence ATGGCAAATCTTCGTTTGGGACTGTGGATTGGCTTGCTGGTGCTGTTGGGCTTGTTTGTCTTGCAGAACTGGTTGCCCGTGCTACCGCTTGTGGTATTTGGCAATGCCACGATCGCCTTACCTGCGGGGATTTGGCTGGCGATCGCCGCGGCAGCCGGCTTTTTGACTGGCTTGATACTGCGATTGCTGGCCGCCCTCGGTCGCGGACCTAGCCGGCAGCCGGTCGAGTCCGTCGCGCGATCGCCGCGAACGCAATCGAAGTCGCGGGCAACCGAGCGTGCCAGTCGTCGCCAGCCCGTGGTGGATTGGGAGCGAGCGTCCTCGGCTGATTGGAAAGATGCCGAGGAAGACGAGTGGGATATCGAAAACCCACCCGAGCGATCGCCCGAGTCGTTTCCTCGCGCGGTCGATCTACCCAAACAGCCGACGGCGGCAGCCGAGGCAGCCCCGCGCGATCGCGTCATTTCCGAACCGTCTCGACCGCCGGCAGTTGAGGATGCTCCCCACACTCGCAGCAACCAGCGCGCAACTGCCTCCCCCGGTACCGTGTACGATGCTGACTACCGCGTCATCAACCCGCCGCTATGGGATGTCGCCCCCCAAGCTGCGGCAGACAGCGACGCGGACGCTGATGAGGATTGGGATTTCTTGGACGATGACGACCGCGACCCTTAA
- the cutA gene encoding divalent-cation tolerance protein CutA, which produces MQGLMQPGAADYGVVLITAASEAEAREIASTLVQEQLAACATLFPVQSVYAWKGEICSEPEWQLLVKTDLARFDAIASRVCELHSYELPEILALPIAAGLPPYLTWIGKTLRPLE; this is translated from the coding sequence ATGCAGGGTTTGATGCAACCCGGTGCGGCAGACTATGGTGTCGTGTTGATAACTGCTGCCTCTGAGGCAGAAGCTCGTGAAATCGCCTCAACCTTAGTTCAAGAGCAGTTGGCAGCTTGTGCAACGCTATTTCCAGTGCAGTCGGTGTATGCCTGGAAGGGCGAAATTTGCTCGGAGCCAGAATGGCAATTGCTTGTTAAAACCGATTTGGCCCGGTTTGATGCGATCGCGAGCCGCGTTTGCGAGCTGCATTCCTACGAGTTGCCTGAGATCCTCGCGCTGCCGATCGCGGCCGGACTGCCGCCGTACTTAACGTGGATCGGCAAAACCCTTCGCCCGCTGGAATAA
- a CDS encoding metal ABC transporter ATP-binding protein, protein MTAANFTERIARNRCEARVQTPASDNSICTERLSVRYRDVEALRDVTCRVRAGRLTGIIGPNGAGKSTLMKAMLGLVRPISGSATLGGHALSLQRERVAYVPQRSQIDWQYPATVWDVVMMGRVQPTGWLRRFSTASRHIARDALERVGMESYRDRAIGALSGGQQQRVFLARALAQQADAFFFDEPFVGVDRVTETVLFSIFRELADAGNIVTVVNHDLGETIAHFDDLILLDRELIAVGERRCVLTEKNLERAYGAKVTFFAEDAA, encoded by the coding sequence ATGACCGCTGCCAACTTCACAGAGCGCATTGCCCGCAATCGTTGCGAGGCGCGGGTCCAAACGCCGGCGTCTGATAACAGTATTTGCACCGAGCGCTTGAGCGTGCGCTATCGCGATGTTGAGGCACTGCGGGATGTAACTTGTCGGGTGCGGGCCGGGCGGTTGACGGGCATCATCGGTCCCAACGGTGCGGGCAAAAGCACGTTAATGAAAGCCATGCTCGGCCTGGTGCGGCCGATCTCCGGATCCGCCACTCTCGGGGGGCACGCCCTCAGCCTCCAGCGGGAGCGGGTTGCCTACGTGCCGCAGCGATCGCAAATCGACTGGCAGTACCCGGCAACGGTGTGGGATGTGGTGATGATGGGTCGGGTTCAGCCGACAGGTTGGTTGCGGCGGTTCTCGACAGCTTCCCGACACATTGCCCGTGACGCGCTCGAACGCGTCGGGATGGAGTCCTATCGAGATCGCGCGATCGGCGCGCTGTCGGGCGGACAGCAGCAGCGCGTTTTCTTGGCACGCGCGCTCGCTCAACAGGCCGATGCATTCTTCTTCGACGAACCCTTTGTTGGCGTCGATCGCGTGACCGAAACCGTCCTCTTCTCGATCTTCCGCGAGCTGGCCGATGCTGGCAATATCGTGACAGTTGTCAATCACGACCTCGGCGAAACAATCGCCCATTTCGACGATCTGATCTTGCTCGATCGCGAGTTGATTGCTGTTGGCGAACGCCGCTGCGTGCTAACCGAGAAAAACCTCGAGCGTGCCTACGGGGCGAAGGTAACGTTCTTCGCGGAGGACGCTGCTTGA